From Fusarium oxysporum f. sp. lycopersici 4287 chromosome 10, whole genome shotgun sequence:
GTATGGGTTGGGGATATCAGCAACAAAAACTGTAATGTCAGCCTGCTCTGGGAGAGGTCGATCGAGCTCGTTGGAGACTCTGCGCAGCTGGGTGCCTTGTTCATCGTCTTGGGGAAACATGGAGATCTCGTCAAATGGCTCAGACAAAGTGTCCTTGTCTCTGAGGGACAGATCAGGTTGACAAGTCTTGAAAATGTCCAGAACGGGGACAGACAGAGAGGGGTCGACAACATGGGGCATAGAAGCATTGACTTCGATCTGAGCCAGCTGGTCTTGAGAGGTGACAGCAGAAGCATCCTCAGAATGGCCAACAAGCCATGCGGCAACAGCAGAAAGATCGTGATCAAGGGTTTTGGCAGCGCCAGAATCAGAGACGGGAGTCGATGGGGACTGGGAAGAGCCAGATTGCGTGGAGGAGAATTGAGCAAAAGGCTCAGTATCGAGAGGCAAGTCCTCGTAAGGGGTATTTCTGGTGTCAACAAACATGGGATCGAGGTCAGCAGGAATCTCAAAACTGTGATCGTTGGTGTTGGTAAAGTCCTCAGTAGGCTGGACGGCGCTATCGTCCGAGGGGTTGAAAGGTTGGGAAGCGAAGTCGTTGCCAAGGAGATTGGCCGTGGGTTGTTCGTTGGTGGTTTGAGAAGTGAAGCTGTTCTCTTGAGCGAGTTGAAGAGTTAAGTTACCGCCAGTGGTAGGTGGTTGAGTGATGCCAGCAGTGAATGACTGGGTGAAGTCACTGTCAAGGATAACTTGGGGAGGGAATAAGCTCATCGAAGGTTGCCGATTGAAGGCGTCACCGCCAGCAAACGGTGCAAGGAGGGCAGTGTTACTCTGGATAGTGAAGGGGTCGTTGGAAGCTTGAGCGATAGGACCGTTGTTCAGAGAGGGCTGAGCGCCGAGAGTAGTGGCAAGTTGAGCATCGCCAGCGACGTTAGTAGTAGAAATAGTAGTAGTAGCAGTAGTAGTGCTCTTGCGtcgcttcttgttgacgatGTTCTCGGATGGGGTTTTGAGAACTCTAGTCTGCCTCGTAGTCTTGTATTTCCTGGTCCTCTTTGTAGACTTTGAGTTCTGGATCGGCTCGCCAGTCTTAGCAGCTTCATCCATGGcagtcttcttctccgtTCGAATCTCTATCAGCATTCTATTGAGCTCTGCAGCGTCTAATTTCTTGGGTCCGGGGAGGTAGTAGACTATCAAACACGGTCAGTATTGGTGATTCACAATAATAGCGAGAGCAGGAAGAATGAAGCGAGGATCAAAACTTACTGTTGTAGCAATCACCTTGGGGCGTGATAGGCAAACCGTTTTCATCGCGAATCAATCGGGGGTCTTCAGGGTCGATGCGAACGACGCGGCGTTTGCTGGGAAAGATTTGCTCGCCGTTGTCCTCGGCCTCGCGaagcttcttttcctttggAGTTAGCTTCTCGGGTCCATCAGAGCGCCGAGGAGCAAAGAGACCAGGAGCATAGACAGGCGCCTTGGACCAATCCTCGAAAGATGAAAAGCCATTTGAAGAAGCCGGGGTAGAAGGCTCCTCTGCTGAAGAGTCCTTGGTAGGAGAAGTTTGGGCAGTTGGTGGCTGATCATCAAATAAGTTTGGGATGACGACCTTGAGAGAACCATCAACAAGGAATTCTTCGAGTTtgtgttgaggaggaggaggggcaTGAGGTCTGACATCCTGGGGAAGAAGACGTGTACGAGGGTTCATTGCGAGGTTAGTGTTCATCACCGTTGAAACTTGAGTCAAGGAGCTGTCCCTCTGAGTCACGCGAGAACCTCGCTCAGTCATGGAGTTTGGGTTGGCACTCAGGGCCGGAGCAGTCTGCATGGTGTTGCCACCCTGAGAACCAGAGGACTCAGTATTTGGAGACACAGCAGTAGGAGACTGGGCCGCAACAGGCTCGTTTGTAGAGTTCTGTGCGATAGGAGGTTGAACAGAAAGGAACTGTGCAATAGGATCCTGAGTAACGGAGGATGGCACAGGACGAGGCTGAGTAGCAGAAACTTGAGCAGCAGCTGTTCCCAGGAGTAGAAGCACGAGGGCTAGGAACCTGAGTGGTAGGAGTTTGGTTTCGCTGCTGCATTCGCTGCTGTGTCTGAAGAGCTGGTCCGTGTTGAAATTTGGACTGGGCAGAGGACCCAGACTGTCGCCTCatcatgctgttgatgattgCTTGTTGCTGATTGATGCGCATCTTCATCCGCTGCATGTGCGCGTGCATTTGAGGAGTCATGTTGGATTGCATGTTGGCCATAGAGGCGGCACTCTGCTGAGGCACAGGGCTGCTCTGAGCGGGAGTGAAGGAGGGCGCAGTGGCGCGAAGACCAGACGTCTGCTGAACGAAACCCTGAGAGTCGTTCATGGCAGAAGCTTGGGTGTCGCTCATGAAGGGAGCCTGAACATTTCCCATGGGAGGAGTATGAAAGAAAGGAGGTTGCATGCTCGGGTCATTCATGAAAGGCATCTGAGCATTACCAATGACCGAGTCTTGCATGTTGCCAAGGAATTGGTTCTGGCTGGTGGACATGAAGGGGGTCTGAGACTGAGTGAAGCTCTCAAAGCTGGGGTTGCCCGAGGCCATGTTGGGAGTAGAAGATGAGTTTTGGACCCGCTGAGGGTTAAAATGATGAGGCCCAACCACCATGGGACTGCCggagttggtgttgttgtttgtATTATCAAAAGGAGAAGTGAAACCACCAGTcatctggttctggttctgctgCATCTGCCGGAGGCCATTCTGATTCTGCTACAAAAGCAATGTTAGATATGAAATTCTTAGAGGGGAATTGAATGAGTGCAAGCTTGCCATGAACTGGGCAaacagctgctgctgctgaaggtTGTTGAACTGGAATGCATTTCCGTTCTGTGCCATGAAAGGCTGGTTCTGCTGCTGCGAAAGTGTTAGTCGCTTTTTATCTCATTTCGTGTGCGCATGCGTATCATATGCGGAGAGATGATAACTTACCTGGCGAGCAGCTCCCTGCTGGGTATTTCTCTGGGCCATATTGGCCATGTTGGGTTGACgagaagacatgatgaaaaTCGCTGcttcaagatggagaagtaTATCTCGAGAATGCTGCCGGTTGTAAAGGTGCTTTGAGCGATCTTGGAGCAGAGTCGACAATTGTGAAATGGCTgaaagctgaagctgagataAAAGAATCAAGACTGCTAAGCAGAAAAGACTTGAGAATTGTGTaggacgaggaggatatcTCGATGAATGAAGTGGTATGTAAAGAGTagagaagatggagttgCCGCAAAGAGAGCTGGTTGAATCTCCACGACGCTCAAAGTCTCTCAAGTCTGTGTATCCTCACGAGAAGAAACCAGGTTCGATAGATGAAAGCGAAGAGCGTAGAAATGAATCTGATATCAGATTGTTGGAAGATGCTGCGAAGCTGAAGCTGTGTGCATGAAATCTGACGATGgtgaggagagaaagaagaggaggagagcaAGTTGGAGGCGAAAACTTTTCTATATATTCGAGTCCGAGCCTCGGCGCTACTAAAGTGCTTGCATGTTCGAATAGAGGTGGTGGAGTTGGCAGTGCAAACGGCCGTCAAGGGCTGTCAAGGACCGACATGATGGCGTTTGGCCAGCCCGGCAGCTGTCAACACTTGCAGACGTTTCTCGGCGCTCTCTAAGCCGCTGAGATAGTTACTTGTGGAGCGCCGTACTCCCCTTGATGTTAAGACATCGTGCTACTGCTGTTGGCTGAGTATCGGAAGTTGGTGActttggtgttgttgaattTTGGGCATACGAGGTTTTATACTACGAGATATCACTACATGTCAAAACACAATGACCAAATCTATCCCTTTCACCTCATAATCAAAGATCATTCATCTCTGCCTTGTCAATCGATAAAACACTTTGCAGGTATCTCGACTCAATGGCGTTGAATTGCTCCTCATTGTATCGGCACTTACACTGCCCTCAGCTATCGGTCCGCCCTTTGATATTGTCGGCTAACGGTAACGTTTTGAGCTATTGTTCCTTCGCTCAATAGAGCTGTTCGAGATGGTCCTAGCTTCTAGGAAGTGGGCCCAAGTTGTTGAGGGCTTCGCATGCCAAATCGTTGCTACCTGTAGTCTTGTCTGCATATCATTGTATCGAACGGCGACATTGCAAACGCGGCAAAGACAGTACAAGTCTCCGTAAAGTGAGCCCTTAAGCACAGGATATCTTCTCTAATCGACGAAACAACTTCAGGTAATCGTTTATTCGAATCACCACGAGCTTACGGGACTGTGCGTTGCGGTTCCTATGGTACAGTGTCAGCGGTTGGCAGGCTTAGAGATGGCATTCACAAGTAAACTATAGGTCAGCCCCCACTGCCTACCCACGGCCATCATCGGCGCACGTCGAGAAGAGCTTACATATCCATTATGTGTTGGATCAATTTATATAGAGTGGTTGCAGGAATGTTAGTGGGGTTGGATGAGTGGCCCAAAGCCAAGTAATATTATCCATGTGTATCCGTACGGCCAAGACAAATAAAAAACCACTTAAAGATTCCCTTTGAATTCTTCTTGAAATTCACGTTTCGATATTTCAGATAAACCAACTGAATTATGATCTGCCTGGGTGCTCGAAATGCATTGAACTACCAGGAGTCGGTATTCAATAAACACACGATGACGCCTCCTTAAGCAACTTCCTGGACCATCTTACCCGGTGCCAGTTTAGATGCAGGCTTAAAAACCTGGCCGGCCGGGCTGTCAAGCATCTCTTCTGTCACTGCCACTCGAACGCCATTTTTGTTGCTGACCCACCGAACGAAGACAGGATCAGGCTTGTTCGAGTCTTCTGAACTGCCTGCGCCAGCAGCTGCAGCCTTGCGGTTGATCTTGGGAGCTTGCTTTTTTAGGAGTTTGTTGATCGTTTCCATCTGTAATCTGGGGTCAGCACACATTCACACCTTCTGTTTAATTCAATTTTAAGCTTACCTTTACTTCCTCATTTCGCTTTTCACTCAAGTTGCGGCGTCGCCGGGCCATCTCCTGTCGACGCATGGACAATTCCTCAGCTGTAAAAACCTTCTTCGCTTGTACCTCTGCGAACATGTATTAGTATTGCAAGTGTAAGCATAAGTATTAGACTCACCATCTGACAGCTTCATGTACTGATGCGCGTTGTCATCTTCAAATCGAGCTCGTTGCCGCTTTGTCATCTTGGTGAGATCGACAGACTCGTCTGGGTTaccatcttcgtcatcatcatcatcgtcgtcgtcgtcgtcgcctCCGTcgccttcatcatcttcttcctcatcttcttcgtcttcgtcatcctcatctccttcttggcctgcgACCTCGATCTCCTCGCCTTCAGCATCCTCGTCACCATCGTCAGCCATGGTCTCATCACCAAAACCCATAGTCTCGTCTCCAGCGTCGCTATCAGCGGGGTCACTAagctcgtcgtcgtcgtcatcatcctgAATGACCTTGGCAGCCGATGCTCGAGGTGCTGGCTTGGACCGGGCTGGTTTGGAAACAGTGATGGTCGGGGGAGCTAGATCCATATCGATGTCCCCCTCAGCATCCTcctcaccctcagcatcaacatccatctcatcgtcatcatcttcctccaccTCAATCtctgcctcctcttcctcttcttcatcttcgtcgggGCTTGAGTCAACCACATAACTTTTCTTAGCTCCTCGATTCCGCTTTCCGGATACGATTTCTCCAGCTTCAAAGCCACGCTCCCCGCGTGTAGCCTGTCGTAGTTTGTTGGAAGGAAGTTTGACAGTCAAACTCAAATGACGATCGCCACCTGGTGATGAGGCATCATCTCGGGAGACGGACACGCCTGAGGCGCGACCAGATCGTCGTGACGACATGCTTCTTTCGCTTCTTTCTGGAGAGTCAGCCCATCTGGCATGAACAGAGATGACTTCATTGGCCTTAGTGGCCGCTGAGCGACGTGGACGCGAACCCATGATGATAGATGCCCGCACTGGCGGGGCCTGGGGTGGATGGTAGAAACAAGATAAGGAAAGGGGGAAATAATTAGTGGTATGCGAAGTGAAGGGTGGGTTGTATTTGTATCAGGATAGAGTTCAAGGAGTTCTGGGGTCCCAGGGAAGATCGCGAAAACTTAAATATGTGAAGTTAAATGAGTTGGATGACAGAAAAGGAAAGTGATTGGAAGACAAGTTTGCAgtttttggtgttgacaaGGCTGAAATAAGCTCAATTCGTTGGGGCAAGCACGACTGGAGTGAGAcagcaggagcaggagccAGGAGCCACCTAACAAGGGATTGGCTGGAAGGAACAGGCAGGGCCAGAGGCAGGACAGGGCAAGTACAGCTCGGATGTTGGTGGCGATTGCCGTTGGCGAGATAGGATAGGACAGGATAGGCTGGAGTCTGGACTTTTGTAGTGTAGGTAGTGTCGGTGACTCTCCATTGGTGAAAAGAcgacttgagcttgaagcttgAAGGATGCGAGGCTGAAGATAAACGGCCAACTAATGCAATTTGTCCTGCAACCAGTCAAgccaatcaatcaatcaatcgaCCAACCAAAGACTGACTACCTAACTACGTGAGACCTCTCGTCTGCGATGACCGCTGAATCAGGGATTCCTATAAGCGGGATCCTGCACATGGCTGAGGATCATCGGCCAGGCCAGTCCAGGAATATCCTAATCCTGTGATAGCCCAGACAAACTGCCGATATCAAAGGCCAATACAGAATAGCTTAGGAGAGAAGCTTATCATCGTCGGTTGCATTGAGAGAATTTGGCGACAGCCACGGAAAGGATTACAGAAACGGACGGGACTGGGTTGACGGAATTGGTGTTGTTTTGCTGCGACCAAACAAAGGGAGAGACAACCAAGAGGAAAATTCACAACTCACCTGTTACAAATTTTGAATGCCTTGGTATTGGTCACACCACACCAGCTTTGTCGCCGATTAACTTTCACTTGCCTGCTTGCTTGCCCTTTAGACGGCCAGCAGTTGGTAATTGGGTTTTAGCCGCTTCCAATCGCTTCACCCCGAACAGGGTCTGACTGAGCCAAGAGCTGGAGACTCAAGCGCAATCGCTATTCCCAGGGCACAAGCACACAAGTTGCTTAACTTGTTAGGACCGACAGACGATGCAGTACGAGGCTCGTGAGACGAGCGCCGTTACACGTTGTTGCTGCGTCCTGCTTCTGGCGGTAGAATTGCCTGCCGTGATGAGATTGGCTGATAGGAGACGATGGCGCTGAATCTTTTTGGCGCAAGAACTTGATGGCGCGATTCCGGTGTCTTGAGTAGAATGTGAAAGGGTAGTGCGGATGGGATTTGTAATTATTGAGGAGTCTAGGCGTTCACCGAGGTCCTTGATGGTACAGGCGATCGTTCACTTGAGATATTGTCTGGAATTGATGTTCTCAGGTGAATGCGCGTTCTTGCCGTGCTACCGTTTAGTACGATCCCGTTCTATTTCCAGTAACGGCTCCAGTATTAAACGGAGTGGCTACCGTAACGTATACTGCAAGTCTGGCTTGCTCGACGGCATCAACGGGTATTAACATATGTTTCATGGGCTCTTCAATATAAGGAAGGCTTTGCGAGTAAATTTTGCAAGTAAAGGCATATTTTCTAATTGAATACCGTGGCTTGATGGCGGTATGTACTCCAATATCATACTTACATAAGGTATCTACACAATCAGATACTGTTTCCTCCCCACAAGAAACCCCGGACTCATGAAGCAGCCTAAGGTAGACTCCACCGTTATCGGCAGGAGTACCGAGGCATGTGCCTACCTCGCCGAACCTTGCCTACACCTCGGAAACCACAAACATTTCCCTTCCATCCTCTATTTCAACGTTTCCGTTAATCGTCCAGCATTGTAAACAGTCGCGTGACACTATCAAACATGAGCGACTCAGATTCCAATCCCGCCATCCCAAGCTGGCAGAAGGCGCAATCCGACGAGACCGATAGCCAAAACACCGAACCGGCCCCGACACCGTCCGCGAGCAGCTCAACGCCAGAAGTTAATGCGTCAGCGGTAGAAACAACAGCAGAAGAAACGTCGCAGCCGAAAAATGCGACAGACGATCCAGAAAGACTCGAGGTTGCGAGACGCTTTCTCGAGAATGACGCTGTGCGACACGCGCCTcatgagaagaaggtcgaGTTCTTGAAGTCCAAAGGCATTGACGAAGCCGAAATACACGcgcttcttggccaagacgAATCCACAACAGAGACAGAGGTTTCTATTACTTCTTATATTGCTCCCAAGTACTATGCTGACAATTTCAAGGCGCCAACCTTAGAAACAACCAATTCTTATGCTCCAACACCCACCGAAACTCTCCCGCCAACACCAGCTTCCCACCCGCCCGTCGACCGACCCCCAGTCGTCACATACCCTGAATTCCTTGCGAAGGCACCccgtcctcctcctctcgTTACAAAGGAGCGTCTTTTCAACGCCCTCTACGCAGTCACTGGCCTTTCCACCCTCATCTATGGCACAAGTCGTTACGTTATTCGGCCTATGGTTGACAGTCAGGCCGAAGCCCGTACAGATTTCCACGACCTGACCTCGCGAAAACTCGATGCCCTCGTCGCAAAGCTTGAAAAGACCGTCTCCGAGGTTCCTCCCAAGAAACCCATCGCCGCagtcgaggaggagagcGATGCTGAAGACCCTACGGAGATGTTCCACAGGGACATGGGCACTCAAACCACATTCCCCATAAGCTCTGTGACAGCGATGACAGACTCCAAGAATAACGAGTCAGCTGCCAAACATAACACCAATCAACTGGCTAGTTTGAACAAGACTCTTTCTGGCCTGAAGGATGAATACCGTTCCCAGAGCGAAGGCATGGATAAGATCAAAACTGCTGTTGACGTGCTACGGGATGACCTCGACACAATGACGTACACTGCGTATCCCGATCACAGTACTGGCTATGACTTGTACGGCCGCTCACGCAAGCCTGAGCCAGATGATGAAATCCGCAAGGTGCGGGATAATATCCGGCGTGTGAAGGGAGTCTTGCTAAGCACGAGAAACTTCCCCGCCTCCGCACGATGATTTATTTCTAAAACCAGGTTCTAAAAACGGCAATTCATATCATCTGTGTTGCTCTCGGGAAAGCTTTCATAATGTACATTTAGTCTTTACAGTACTCCATCGTCATACATAACCATGTCAATATACCCCCTacacatccatccatcatggTATCACGTAGAAATGAACTCCTCCATGCGGCATGCCCTAGTTATTTGCCTCCTTGGCCCTCCGCTCTGAGCCCATATCAGGTCGCTCAGGGACTTCGATTGAATGTTTGGAGAAAAAGGCTGGCCACGGCATAACCCTAATATGCTCGAAACCTCGGCCTTCTTGTACCTGCTCATCGTACCAGTCCAGAGTTGGTCTGAAGACAAAATTCATCGTTCTTCTGCGGTATCCCTCACTCCTTTTATTTGCGCAATGCATAAAGAGGCGGTTTTTGCACTTGGTCGGCCGATCCATATCCTTCCCACGAGGAGCATGAAAAACAATCTTCAGGTCCTCATCTGCCGCATCATTTGTATCCGTAGGTTCATCAATGTCCATTGCCTCTAGAGAGGGTGGCCGTGATCTGATGGGCGCATTCCCTGGTCTGACTTCCCTCCATCCCTGAGATATCATTACTGGCGGTACGGCTGGAATAGATGCCTTCAGATTCCTCAtaagatgctgaagctggtgGATAGTGATATCGACAGGGTCAGTAAGCCCCTGCGGAATCACATCTGGTCCCCCAATCCATACTTTCGCCAGCGGCATTTTGTTGTGGGGCTCTTCAGCAAGCCGTATCATTTCGCGTTGTGCTTCAATAAGTTCCCCATCGTAAACGTATGAATCATTGTCCGGCATTTTCATGCCAGGGTCCCATATTATCAACTCCATTGCACGCCATGGCTTCTTGAATACCTCAATAGGTCTGTATACAGCAATCCACGGCCGTTGGTTCTTGTTTGTGGCTTCTCGATTGTCGCC
This genomic window contains:
- a CDS encoding hypothetical protein (At least one base has a quality score < 10), whose amino-acid sequence is MSDSDSNPAIPSWQKAQSDETDSQNTEPAPTPSASSSTPEVNASAVETTAEETSQPKNATDDPERLEVARRFLENDAVRHAPHEKKVEFLKSKGIDEAEIHALLGQDESTTETEAPTLETTNSYAPTPTETLPPTPASHPPVDRPPVVTYPEFLAKAPRPPPLVTKERLFNALYAVTGLSTLIYGTSRYVIRPMVDSQAEARTDFHDLTSRKLDALVAKLEKTVSEVPPKKPIAAVEEESDAEDPTEMFHRDMGTQTTFPISSVTAMTDSKNNESAAKHNTNQLASLNKTLSGLKDEYRSQSEGMDKIKTAVDVLRDDLDTMTYTAYPDHSTGYDLYGRSRKPEPDDEIRKVRDNIRRVKGVLLSTRNFPASAR